Genomic segment of Yoonia sp. R2331:
CGAAGATGCGATCATGAAGAACCGCGAAGTGATGGGCGCCACCAACCCGGCTGATGCCGCAGAGGGCACGATCCGCAAGGAGTTTGCATTGTCGATCGGCGAAAACTCTGTCCACGGGTCTGATGCACCTGAGACGGCTGCCGAAGAGATCGCGTTCTTCTTTTCCGGTCTTGAGCTGGTCGGCTAAGCGCCACGTGGTGGGCAGGTTGCCCCCTTACGCAATCAGGGCCGTCCCATGCAGGGGCGGCCCTTTTGGTTCGGTCGCAAGGGTGGCCGGGTCATGGACCATGCGGGCACCGGCGGCGCGGTGATTGAGGTTACGTTCCAGCGCGCGGTAGTTGCGGATGTTGGCGTTGTAGAGCACGTCAAAGATGTCGCCGAAGATCGGGATCATCCCGACGAAGAAGTCGACGGCGAGGTTTGACAGCATATAGGCCAGCGCGCCGGGGGTGGCGCCAAGTTTTCGTGCCTTCCAGACCATCCACAAACCCGGGATCAGAGCCATGAGGTCACCGACCACCGGGATCAGCCCCAGCAGGTTGTCAAAGCCAATCGAAATACGGGTGCGCGGGATATAGAACAACGCATCCATCCGCCGCGCGGTCTTGCGCAGACGGGCCAGTTCGAAGTCAAGATCCTGTTCGATGTTCATGGCATTAACATACCGGTCAGCAGTTCCAATGTAAAGAAGTTTCACATTTTCGCGCAGATCTTTGCCGAGGGCGGGGCAAAATCTCGCCAAATGCCACGCGCTTGCCACTTTTTTAACGCGATCTGCCACGTTTTCGTCGGTAAAGGGGCGCAAAGTAATTGTTCATTTGGCTCGTGTATTGGGTCGTGCGCCGCGTGTTTGCTGCGGTGCCGGACACATTCTGACTTTGATCTGGTCAGTTGCAGGAGCAAGAAATGACGCTGGAACGTGACAACTTTGAAATTGAAATCCTGGGTGCGCAGGCGCCAGAGGATCAAGACCGTTGGGCGATGCACCGCGAGAAATCCGCGATGATGTCTGAGATGATGGGTAATCATGATCACAGTCGCGTGGATTGGCAGAACCACAGTGATGACTGCGAAGGCTGTGAGTTGTGCTGCGTTGACCATGACCACGACCATGACCATGACCATGATCATGGGGCGGGACATCTGCCGCACGCGGATCACTCGCTGGTGATTGAGACTTGGACCCATGACCGGGTCACGTTTGTTGACTACAATACGGCACTACAGGCCGGCCTGATTGAGCCCGACGGCACACCGGCCGGTGAAGAAAGCGACGCACCGGACGAATTTGAATTCACGCCACAGGACAGTGCCGGGAAATCCACAGAACACCCTTCGAAGAAAGGCGTGAACAAGTGTTTTGATCCAAAGCCCGAAAAGGGCAAGCCGAAGGATCAACCCGACCCCGAACCGGAACCCGATCCCGTGCCGGACCCTGATCCTGTGCCCGATCCCGATCCTGTGCCGGACCCTGATCCTGTGCCGGACCCCGACCCCGATCCTGTGCCGGACCCTGATCCTGTGCCCGATCCCGACCCCGATCCCGTGCCGGACCCTGATCCTGAGCCCGATCCCGACCCCGTGCCGGACCCTGATCCAGTGCCGGATCCCGACCCCGATCCCGTACCGGACCCTGATCCTGTGCTGTTGACGACTTATACAAGTGGCGGTCCGGCGGACACGTCCTATAACGTCACGATCGACTTTACCGGCACGTGGACGATTGCGCTGCAACAGGCCTTTGTGGATGCGGCTGACTATTTCAGCAGCATCATTCTGGGCGATCTGCCCGATCACTATGGCGTGGATGACATCACCATTTCAGCGTCGCTGGAAGACATCGACGGGGCAGGTGGTACCTTAGGCTCTGCCGGGCCGAGGTCGGTGCGGTTCCCGGGGTATTTGCCCAGTAAAGGCGACATGGACTTCGATATTGCCGATGCAGAGCGCTACAATGATCGCGGTTTGTGGGACGATATCGTGTTCCACGAGATGCTGCATGCGATGGGATTTGGCACGCTTTGGAGCTATATGGGTCTGACCGAAGGGTCGATCAACGGCGGCGATCTGCGCTTTACCGGTGATAATGCCAATGCGGTCTATGAGACTGAGTTCCCATCGGTGGATGCGGCGGACGGTTTTGTCTTTGGTGTTCCGATTGAAACCCATGGCGGCAGCGGAACTGCAGGCGGCCATTGGGACGAGGACGCGTTCAACGGCGAAATCATGACCGGCTACATCGACGGCAGCAACTTCCTGTCAGAGATGACTTTGGCCGCGTTGGAAGACATGGGATATGACACGATCTTTGACGATATCAATGATCCCAATGATCTAACGGGGACTTGGCCGTCGGGTGATCCGCTGAACCAGATCGCATAAAGATCGCGCCTTAAATTACTGAAAAATATACATTTCCCGCGCGCCTAGTCGCGCGCGGGGACAACGCCGATGCGGTTCAGAAAATCCTCGAGCTCGGAGCGATCCTGATCAAAGGACTGCGCCTTGAGCGCGTCGAAGGATTTGCGCAAGGCCTTCTTCTCATCACCCTTGCAGTCATTCCAGGGCCGCCCTTGCAGCGCCATGTGCAGCACGTAATAGCCGATGAAATGGGGTTTGGTGCCGGCGGCCAGCAGTTTGGCATAGGCGGCATCTGCGCCGAGTGCGCGCAATTCTTCAGCCGTGGTAATTCCGACCTTTTCAAAGGCCTGTTCCATTGCAGGGCCGAGATTGCGGATAGTGGAGATTGCCGTCATGGGCGCACCCTAACAACGACGGGAAAAAAGGGCCAGCAGGCGGCGGGCTGATACGCAGCTGTCGCCGCTGGCCGAGCGTGACCGGCGCGCAGGGAGAAGCGCACCGGGGGCGTGCATCACCAGCAATCAGATGCTGGCGTAGTCCCTGAAGACGGGCGGCTTCGGCGCGCTGGTCTTGACCGGGGCAGGCGCGGGGTTTGGCGCTGCCGGGGCGGGTTTTGGGGCTTGCGGAGCAGTGGCCATGATCTTGTCCTTGGGTTGCCTGTTGATGGGGGTCATCCCCACGCCTCTTGCCGGGCGATAAGGTTAAGGAACCATGAAAATCTGCCGCTGCGGCGGCAGAAATGTGGCGGAAA
This window contains:
- a CDS encoding DUF4112 domain-containing protein, with protein sequence MNIEQDLDFELARLRKTARRMDALFYIPRTRISIGFDNLLGLIPVVGDLMALIPGLWMVWKARKLGATPGALAYMLSNLAVDFFVGMIPIFGDIFDVLYNANIRNYRALERNLNHRAAGARMVHDPATLATEPKGPPLHGTALIA
- a CDS encoding leishmanolysin-related zinc metalloendopeptidase, yielding MTLERDNFEIEILGAQAPEDQDRWAMHREKSAMMSEMMGNHDHSRVDWQNHSDDCEGCELCCVDHDHDHDHDHDHGAGHLPHADHSLVIETWTHDRVTFVDYNTALQAGLIEPDGTPAGEESDAPDEFEFTPQDSAGKSTEHPSKKGVNKCFDPKPEKGKPKDQPDPEPEPDPVPDPDPVPDPDPVPDPDPVPDPDPDPVPDPDPVPDPDPDPVPDPDPEPDPDPVPDPDPVPDPDPDPVPDPDPVLLTTYTSGGPADTSYNVTIDFTGTWTIALQQAFVDAADYFSSIILGDLPDHYGVDDITISASLEDIDGAGGTLGSAGPRSVRFPGYLPSKGDMDFDIADAERYNDRGLWDDIVFHEMLHAMGFGTLWSYMGLTEGSINGGDLRFTGDNANAVYETEFPSVDAADGFVFGVPIETHGGSGTAGGHWDEDAFNGEIMTGYIDGSNFLSEMTLAALEDMGYDTIFDDINDPNDLTGTWPSGDPLNQIA
- a CDS encoding TfoX/Sxy family protein, with amino-acid sequence MTAISTIRNLGPAMEQAFEKVGITTAEELRALGADAAYAKLLAAGTKPHFIGYYVLHMALQGRPWNDCKGDEKKALRKSFDALKAQSFDQDRSELEDFLNRIGVVPARD